One genomic region from Sulfuriflexus mobilis encodes:
- the fliJ gene encoding flagellar export protein FliJ encodes MTKSERLKPVAQIAESREREAARIMAEQQQHLEQQIQRLEELRNYRSEYAQRMQDAGCQGIDAGQMVEYGNFIRRLDEGAQFQLQKIEEARRLLDIRTREWRALHTKTEALNKVVDRFQNNERHLSDRREQNENDERAQYRRRDFHDK; translated from the coding sequence ATGACCAAGTCAGAGCGCCTGAAACCGGTTGCCCAGATTGCCGAATCACGTGAGCGTGAGGCCGCGCGCATCATGGCAGAACAGCAACAACACCTGGAACAGCAAATTCAACGCCTGGAGGAATTACGTAACTACCGCAGCGAATATGCCCAGCGTATGCAGGATGCCGGTTGCCAGGGTATCGATGCCGGGCAGATGGTGGAATACGGCAATTTCATTCGTCGCCTTGATGAGGGCGCACAATTCCAGCTGCAAAAGATCGAAGAGGCCAGGCGCCTGCTGGACATCCGCACACGTGAATGGCGTGCGCTGCATACCAAGACTGAAGCCCTGAATAAGGTCGTCGACCGCTTCCAAAACAACGAGCGCCATCTCAGCGACCGGCGCGAACAGAATGAGAACGATGAACGTGCGCAGTACCGTCGCCGCGACTTCCACGACAAGTAA
- a CDS encoding flagellar hook-length control protein FliK: MSEQLPITPAPAPKNNLNKVSSTRASNEVSDEKQSEFGGVLANQVEQKGTAKKAGVSASGPETETDQAAINTEKTEEGLPQGGKDLPIEAALAERDVEWLELGSGQVETAPETVEVAETTLTDAISVDEVALSDETLTTVVAGTATATAVVVDEKIAVTGNVGTDKPVTPVLVQEAAKRVISGQVATNAIDDGAQTQVVEQQRRDAFLPGNVISLAARAESEKTPFQANRIIEQFTDVSARQAGNAQPSTASTLTPLSPVTTTGSATSSATGLQQVSIDVPVQHQQWQKAFAERVVWSVGNNQSIQVRVNPAELGPIDIQVNVTKEQAHITFNTAHASTRDSIESALPRLRDMLANEGLSLGDVDVRHQDSSAQGQTTGHDGQGRGTAQVDSAQLTAASEQAEVMLRPVMVSDRAVDYYI, translated from the coding sequence ATGTCAGAACAATTGCCGATTACGCCCGCCCCGGCGCCGAAAAATAACCTCAATAAGGTATCGTCGACACGTGCCTCGAATGAGGTAAGTGATGAAAAACAAAGTGAATTTGGTGGCGTCCTGGCAAACCAGGTGGAACAGAAAGGCACTGCAAAGAAGGCCGGGGTGAGCGCCTCGGGCCCGGAGACGGAAACGGATCAAGCCGCCATTAACACGGAAAAGACTGAAGAAGGCTTGCCGCAGGGCGGCAAGGACTTGCCGATCGAAGCGGCATTGGCCGAACGAGACGTGGAATGGCTCGAATTGGGCAGCGGACAGGTAGAAACTGCCCCGGAAACGGTGGAAGTGGCCGAGACGACTTTGACCGACGCGATTAGCGTTGATGAGGTCGCGTTGAGTGATGAAACGCTTACAACGGTGGTCGCCGGGACGGCCACAGCGACGGCGGTCGTCGTCGATGAAAAAATAGCTGTAACCGGCAACGTTGGTACAGACAAGCCGGTGACGCCGGTTCTGGTTCAGGAGGCGGCCAAGCGGGTGATCAGTGGACAGGTCGCCACAAATGCCATCGATGATGGTGCCCAGACCCAGGTGGTCGAACAGCAACGTCGTGATGCCTTTCTGCCCGGCAATGTGATTTCACTTGCCGCGCGTGCTGAGTCAGAAAAGACCCCCTTTCAGGCTAATCGCATCATTGAACAGTTTACCGATGTCAGTGCCCGTCAGGCAGGCAATGCCCAGCCCAGTACTGCATCCACGCTGACGCCACTCAGCCCGGTGACGACCACGGGCAGTGCCACCAGCAGTGCCACGGGGCTGCAGCAGGTGAGTATTGATGTCCCCGTGCAGCATCAGCAGTGGCAAAAGGCCTTTGCCGAGCGCGTCGTTTGGTCGGTCGGTAATAACCAATCCATACAGGTGCGGGTCAATCCTGCCGAGCTGGGCCCTATTGATATTCAGGTGAATGTCACCAAGGAACAGGCCCATATAACCTTTAATACTGCCCATGCCAGTACACGAGATTCTATCGAATCGGCCCTGCCGAGGTTGCGTGACATGCTGGCCAATGAGGGACTGAGCCTCGGTGATGTTGATGTACGCCACCAGGACAGTTCTGCACAGGGGCAGACGACTGGGCACGATGGACAGGGCAGAGGCACCGCACAGGTCGATTCGGCTCAATTGACTGCTGCCAGCGAACAGGCTGAGGTCATGTTACGTCCGGTCATGGTCAGTGACAGGGCGGTGGATTATTATATCTGA
- a CDS encoding flagellar basal body-associated FliL family protein: MAIEEEDLELDAEAAVKGKSSKVKIIIIALVVLILMGTSIGVTLYFTGAFGSAEEQGEEKAEAEVKQPEQAGKLIYHAFEPPFVVNFEDKGVVRFLQIGLSVMTKDEGVITSIQQHDPVLRNNLVLLFSSQSFKTLTTREGKEALRAQTLKEIQGALEKQGAKSAVEEVFFTSFVIQ; the protein is encoded by the coding sequence ATGGCGATCGAAGAAGAAGATTTGGAGCTTGATGCCGAGGCTGCCGTTAAGGGCAAATCAAGCAAGGTCAAAATTATTATTATTGCACTGGTCGTACTCATCCTGATGGGTACTTCGATCGGGGTGACCTTGTATTTTACCGGTGCCTTCGGCTCCGCAGAGGAGCAGGGTGAGGAAAAGGCCGAAGCTGAGGTCAAGCAACCTGAGCAGGCTGGCAAACTAATCTACCACGCCTTCGAGCCCCCCTTCGTCGTGAATTTTGAAGACAAGGGTGTTGTCCGATTTTTGCAGATTGGCCTGAGTGTAATGACCAAGGATGAAGGCGTTATTACCAGCATCCAGCAGCACGACCCGGTACTGCGTAACAATCTGGTGTTGTTATTTAGCAGTCAGTCTTTCAAGACCCTGACTACGCGTGAAGGCAAAGAGGCCCTGCGTGCGCAAACTCTCAAGGAGATCCAGGGCGCACTGGAAAAACAGGGTGCCAAGTCGGCTGTCGAAGAGGTCTTTTTCACCAGCTTCGTGATTCAATAA
- the fliM gene encoding flagellar motor switch protein FliM: protein MSVNDLLSQEEIDALLHGVSGGDVETGGDVSADDGSMRSYNFAVEDRIVRGRLPTLEMINERFARLFRASLFNLLRRSAEISVGGVQMMKFAEYIHSLFVPTSLNLVKMSPLRGTSLFVLDPKLVFILVDNFFGGAGRHAKIEGREFTPTELRIVQIVLADIFKNLEAAWRPIFDIAFEYQSSEVNPQFANIVSPTEVVVLTKFTIELDGGGGDLHITMPYSMLEPIRELLDAGVQSDRSDTDMRWISALRDEIKSAKVEVDCRLTETELSVQEILDMKAGDIIPIEMPETVILRSGGIPILRGIYGESHGNKAIKVFSPIERPDNKQLVELIPKKDMANE, encoded by the coding sequence ATGTCCGTCAACGACTTACTTTCACAGGAAGAGATCGATGCGCTGTTGCATGGCGTATCGGGTGGTGATGTTGAAACCGGTGGTGATGTGTCGGCCGATGACGGCTCAATGCGCTCCTATAACTTCGCAGTAGAAGACCGGATTGTCCGTGGTCGTTTACCGACCCTGGAAATGATTAACGAACGTTTTGCAAGATTATTCCGTGCCAGCCTGTTCAATCTGTTACGCCGTTCTGCCGAGATTTCAGTTGGTGGCGTGCAGATGATGAAATTTGCTGAATACATACATAGCCTGTTTGTGCCGACCAGCCTGAATCTGGTGAAGATGTCGCCATTACGCGGTACTTCCTTGTTTGTCCTCGACCCGAAGCTGGTGTTTATCCTGGTAGATAACTTTTTTGGTGGGGCGGGGCGTCATGCCAAGATTGAGGGGCGTGAATTCACCCCGACCGAGCTGCGCATTGTGCAAATTGTGCTTGCTGATATTTTCAAGAATCTCGAAGCGGCCTGGCGTCCGATATTTGATATCGCGTTTGAATACCAGAGCTCGGAAGTTAACCCGCAGTTTGCAAACATCGTCAGCCCGACAGAAGTCGTGGTATTGACCAAGTTCACGATCGAACTGGATGGCGGCGGCGGCGATCTGCACATTACTATGCCTTACTCCATGCTTGAGCCCATTCGTGAATTGCTCGATGCCGGTGTGCAAAGTGATCGGTCCGATACCGATATGCGCTGGATTTCCGCCCTGCGTGATGAAATTAAAAGCGCCAAAGTCGAAGTCGATTGTCGGCTGACTGAAACTGAACTCAGTGTCCAGGAAATCCTGGATATGAAGGCAGGCGACATTATTCCTATTGAGATGCCGGAAACGGTCATTCTGCGTTCAGGTGGCATCCCGATACTACGTGGTATTTACGGTGAGTCGCATGGCAATAAAGCGATTAAGGTCTTCTCGCCGATTGAAAGGCCTGATAACAAACAACTTGTCGAATTGATTCCTAAGAAGGATATGGCAAATGAATGA
- the fliN gene encoding flagellar motor switch protein FliN, with translation MNDTTDENEQSADVADDWAAAMEESGDAAAVTDSDAQAAPMPQLEDDAEAVTNEDANIDVILDIPVTIAMEIGRTTINIRNLLQLNQGSVVELDRLAGEPMDVMVNGTLIAHGEVVVVNDKFGIRLTDVVSAAERLKKLK, from the coding sequence ATGAATGACACAACTGATGAAAATGAACAATCTGCTGATGTCGCTGATGACTGGGCGGCCGCGATGGAAGAGTCAGGCGATGCAGCGGCAGTGACTGATAGTGATGCGCAGGCAGCGCCCATGCCGCAGCTGGAAGATGACGCCGAGGCAGTGACAAACGAAGATGCCAATATCGATGTCATCCTCGATATACCCGTGACAATTGCTATGGAAATCGGTCGTACTACGATCAATATCAGGAACCTGTTGCAATTGAATCAGGGTTCAGTGGTAGAGCTGGATCGTCTCGCGGGTGAACCCATGGATGTCATGGTCAATGGCACCCTGATTGCGCATGGCGAAGTAGTGGTGGTGAACGACAAGTTCGGTATTCGTCTAACCGATGTAGTCAGTGCCGCTGAACGTCTGAAAAAGCTCAAGTAA
- the fliO gene encoding flagellar biosynthetic protein FliO, whose translation MSVRQSIISCLYLLPMASVSAQAAETLAQADKTVGRVNVEPVSGGTLAQVALGLLLVLCLILAVAWLLKRVGGFSVSGNGALKILGGLSMGARERVVLMQVGEEQILIGVSPGRVQTLHVLNKPVVDTAKANTEIGFADRLAEALGRKREA comes from the coding sequence ATGTCTGTGCGTCAATCAATCATTAGTTGTCTGTACCTGTTACCCATGGCCTCAGTCAGTGCACAGGCCGCGGAGACCCTGGCGCAGGCAGATAAGACCGTAGGGCGTGTCAATGTCGAGCCGGTATCCGGCGGCACCCTGGCGCAGGTCGCCCTGGGTCTGTTGCTGGTGTTATGCCTGATCCTTGCGGTTGCCTGGTTATTAAAACGCGTGGGTGGCTTTTCCGTTTCGGGCAACGGTGCCTTGAAGATACTCGGTGGGCTTTCGATGGGTGCCAGGGAGCGCGTGGTATTGATGCAGGTCGGTGAAGAGCAAATCCTGATAGGTGTCAGCCCGGGACGTGTGCAGACCCTGCATGTGCTGAATAAGCCTGTTGTCGACACGGCCAAGGCCAATACCGAGATTGGTTTTGCCGATCGCCTGGCGGAGGCACTGGGGCGGAAGCGCGAAGCATGA
- the fliP gene encoding flagellar type III secretion system pore protein FliP (The bacterial flagellar biogenesis protein FliP forms a type III secretion system (T3SS)-type pore required for flagellar assembly.): MIKTCLPLLFLLGMAGSMPALAEQGLTALSVTTNADGGQKYTLSIQVLMLMTVLTLLPAALMMMTAFTRVVIVLSILRTALGTAQTPTNQIIIGLSLFMTIFIMSPVINTVNSDAVQPYLNEKIGAVAALELARKPIADFMMRQTREADIDLFAGIAGIENLESPDDVPFSVLIPAFVTSELKTAFQIGFLLFIPFLVIDLVVASVLMAMGMMMLSPLIISLPFKIMLFVLVDGWSLVLGTLASSFYI; the protein is encoded by the coding sequence ATGATAAAAACTTGTCTGCCGTTGTTGTTCCTGTTGGGTATGGCAGGCAGCATGCCGGCACTCGCCGAGCAGGGCCTGACGGCACTAAGCGTGACAACAAATGCCGATGGCGGGCAAAAGTATACGCTGAGCATTCAGGTGCTCATGTTGATGACGGTGCTGACCTTATTGCCGGCAGCGTTAATGATGATGACGGCCTTTACCCGTGTCGTCATCGTCTTGTCGATTTTGCGTACCGCACTGGGTACGGCACAAACCCCAACCAACCAGATTATTATTGGCCTGAGCCTGTTTATGACTATTTTTATTATGTCGCCGGTTATCAACACGGTAAACAGTGATGCCGTGCAGCCTTACCTCAACGAAAAAATCGGCGCCGTCGCGGCGCTGGAGCTGGCGCGGAAACCGATTGCCGACTTCATGATGAGACAGACCCGCGAGGCCGACATCGATTTGTTTGCAGGTATTGCCGGTATCGAAAACCTGGAGTCTCCGGATGATGTGCCGTTCTCCGTTCTGATCCCGGCCTTTGTTACCAGTGAACTTAAAACGGCCTTCCAGATCGGGTTTTTGCTATTCATTCCCTTTCTGGTCATAGACCTGGTTGTTGCCAGTGTCCTCATGGCGATGGGGATGATGATGCTATCACCTTTGATTATTTCCTTGCCGTTCAAGATTATGTTGTTCGTGCTGGTAGATGGCTGGTCGCTGGTGTTGGGAACACTGGCCTCGAGTTTTTACATATAG
- the fliQ gene encoding flagellar biosynthesis protein FliQ — translation MSPQDVLQIMQNTLQVIVIMVSVVLLPALGIGLLVSMFQAATQINEMTLSFIPKLLVTLLTLALAGPWMLRLLMDFTKRLIENIPYVIG, via the coding sequence ATGTCACCGCAAGACGTATTACAGATCATGCAAAACACCCTGCAAGTCATCGTTATTATGGTTTCGGTGGTGTTGTTACCGGCGCTGGGTATTGGTTTGCTGGTGAGTATGTTCCAGGCGGCGACACAAATTAATGAAATGACCTTGAGTTTTATTCCGAAGCTGTTGGTCACCTTGTTAACCCTGGCCCTGGCCGGACCATGGATGTTGCGCTTGTTGATGGACTTCACCAAGCGCTTGATTGAAAACATTCCCTACGTCATAGGTTAA
- the fliR gene encoding flagellar biosynthetic protein FliR produces the protein MNFTSTEILALVSGYLWPLFRIAAMVTAAPLLGTRMLPMRAKLLFALALTIVITPVIPPPPAIEMFSMAGFIVVLQQVLIGMAMGFALQLVFAAFVLGGQVVALTMGLGFASLNDPATGVIVPTVSQLYSIFVSLVFFAINGHLVMIEVIADSFYSLPVGMTGISLDSLWLLLKWTAYMFSGAVLIALPAVASMLVVNVGFGVMTRASPQLNIFAIGFPVIMTLGFVVILISLPSIIPQFETLLDGAFVLMRSLVGGR, from the coding sequence ATGAACTTCACGAGCACTGAAATACTGGCACTGGTATCTGGCTATTTATGGCCGCTGTTTCGTATTGCTGCGATGGTTACAGCCGCTCCTTTGCTCGGTACACGGATGTTGCCAATGCGCGCGAAATTATTGTTTGCGCTGGCCCTGACCATCGTCATTACCCCGGTGATACCTCCCCCCCCTGCTATTGAAATGTTCAGCATGGCAGGTTTTATCGTTGTGCTACAGCAGGTGTTGATAGGTATGGCAATGGGTTTCGCCCTGCAACTGGTGTTTGCGGCATTTGTTCTCGGTGGTCAGGTGGTTGCCCTGACCATGGGCCTGGGTTTTGCCTCCCTGAATGACCCCGCAACCGGTGTGATTGTACCGACAGTCAGTCAACTGTATTCCATTTTTGTCAGCCTGGTGTTCTTTGCCATCAATGGTCACCTGGTCATGATAGAGGTGATCGCTGACAGCTTTTATTCCTTACCTGTCGGGATGACGGGCATTAGCCTGGACAGCTTGTGGCTGTTACTGAAATGGACTGCCTATATGTTTTCGGGTGCGGTACTCATCGCCTTGCCGGCAGTGGCTTCGATGCTGGTGGTGAATGTCGGTTTTGGTGTAATGACCCGTGCCTCGCCGCAGTTAAATATTTTCGCCATCGGTTTCCCGGTCATCATGACACTCGGTTTTGTCGTGATCCTTATATCCTTGCCGAGTATTATTCCGCAGTTTGAGACCCTGCTCGATGGTGCCTTTGTGCTCATGCGCAGCCTGGTAGGGGGGCGCTAG
- the flhB gene encoding flagellar biosynthesis protein FlhB yields MAEQGGQERTEQPTPKRLNDSRQKGQIARSRELNTTAVLLTGAAAMLLLGDSLMQGISDVMTRGLMLERSQVFDTTAMLRLLEARGIDALLTLSPLFVLLVASAFLAPMALGGFSFSVQALAFKWDKLDPIKGLGRVFAWRGLVELLKALAKFLIIGAVTVTYLWTHIGDFLQLGNMGIEDALSRVGDLLFWSFLAISSALILVTLVDVPFQLWDHKRQLMMTLQEVKDEHKETEGHPEVKQQVRNLQQRMAERRMMQEVPKADVVVTNPSHYAVALKYDQNSMVAPRVVAKGVDLVAAEIRNVARDNNVAVATAPPLTRALFYSTELNEEIPAGLYLAVAQVLAYIYQLRERSGYKPSETIELPDVPIPDDLQHD; encoded by the coding sequence ATGGCTGAGCAGGGTGGTCAGGAACGGACAGAACAACCAACACCAAAACGCCTCAATGACTCACGGCAAAAAGGGCAGATCGCCCGTTCCCGTGAACTCAACACCACCGCGGTTTTGCTGACGGGGGCCGCGGCGATGTTGTTGCTCGGCGACAGTCTCATGCAGGGCATTAGCGACGTCATGACCCGGGGTCTGATGCTGGAGCGCAGTCAGGTATTTGATACCACGGCAATGTTAAGGCTGTTGGAGGCCCGCGGTATCGACGCCTTGCTGACCCTTAGCCCCTTGTTTGTATTGCTGGTGGCCTCGGCCTTTCTGGCGCCGATGGCCCTGGGTGGCTTTTCCTTCAGCGTTCAGGCCCTGGCCTTCAAGTGGGACAAACTTGACCCGATCAAGGGTCTTGGCCGTGTGTTTGCCTGGCGCGGGCTGGTCGAACTGCTCAAGGCCCTGGCCAAGTTTCTGATTATTGGTGCCGTCACGGTGACCTACCTGTGGACGCATATTGGTGATTTCCTGCAACTCGGCAACATGGGTATCGAGGATGCCCTGTCACGGGTCGGTGACTTGTTGTTCTGGTCCTTTCTGGCGATCAGCAGTGCCCTGATCCTGGTGACCCTGGTTGATGTGCCGTTCCAGTTATGGGACCACAAGCGTCAGCTCATGATGACCCTGCAGGAAGTAAAGGATGAACATAAGGAAACCGAGGGGCATCCGGAGGTCAAACAACAAGTTCGTAACCTGCAGCAACGTATGGCCGAACGCCGCATGATGCAGGAAGTGCCGAAGGCCGATGTGGTCGTGACCAACCCGAGTCACTATGCGGTAGCGCTTAAATATGATCAGAATTCAATGGTCGCGCCACGTGTGGTCGCCAAGGGCGTAGACCTGGTTGCAGCCGAAATTCGTAATGTCGCACGCGATAACAATGTGGCAGTGGCCACGGCACCGCCACTGACCCGCGCCTTGTTCTATAGCACCGAGCTGAATGAAGAGATCCCGGCGGGTCTGTATCTGGCCGTGGCACAGGTGCTGGCCTATATCTACCAACTGCGTGAACGCAGTGGTTATAAACCGAGTGAGACGATCGAGCTGCCGGATGTACCGATCCCGGATGACCTGCAACATGACTGA
- the flhA gene encoding flagellar biosynthesis protein FlhA, protein MEQVTILNGLRSASQSGLGALFMVLVMLAMMVVPLPPFLLDILFTFNIALALVVLLAGIYTKRPVDFTAFPTILLIATLLRLGLNVASTRVVLLEGHTGSDAAGEVIYAFGDFVVGGNYTVGLVVFAILVIINFVVVTKGAGRISEVSARFTLDAMPGKQMAIDADLNAGLIDQDEARKRRSDIAHEADFYGSMDGASKFVRGDAIAGILILFINIIGGLSIGMVQHNLPFSTAIEYYTLLTIGDGLVAQIPSLVLSTAAAITVTRTTSEQNMGQNILTELFGNPRALFVTAGIIGIIGLIPGMPNLAFLTLAGLSGGAGWMILQRKQNASHREAAEAAVEAQTQPSPEQLSENKELSWEDVVPVDIIGLDVGYKLIPLVDKKQGGQLLTRIKGVRKKLTQELGFLIPSVHIRDKLDLEPGHYSISLMGVPVGEAEIYPEREMAINPGQVFGVIDGIITKDPAFGLDALWINPALRDEAQTMGYTVVDASTVIATHLSQILHSHAHELLGREDVQQLLDNLGKVAPKLVEGFAPETLPIGVVQKVLQNLLEERVPIRDMRTIVETLAVAGAQSQDAATLTAQVRVALGRSIVQYINGMADELAVITLDPTLEQMLQESLLSVNDSGAGLEPGLADRLLKSLQDSARQQETAGKNPVLVVSPALRLLMARFVRYAIPELHVLAFSEIPDTKQIRIVASVGRE, encoded by the coding sequence ATGGAACAGGTAACAATTCTTAATGGGCTACGCAGTGCCAGCCAAAGCGGTTTGGGCGCACTGTTCATGGTACTGGTCATGCTGGCGATGATGGTCGTGCCGCTGCCGCCGTTTCTGCTCGACATCTTATTCACCTTCAATATTGCCCTGGCACTGGTGGTATTGCTGGCCGGTATCTATACCAAGCGGCCGGTCGACTTCACGGCCTTCCCGACGATATTGTTGATTGCCACCTTGTTACGCCTGGGTCTGAACGTGGCCTCGACGCGTGTAGTGTTGCTGGAGGGACACACCGGATCGGATGCCGCCGGTGAGGTGATCTATGCCTTCGGTGATTTTGTCGTGGGTGGCAACTATACCGTCGGTCTGGTGGTGTTTGCGATCCTCGTTATTATTAATTTTGTCGTCGTCACTAAGGGCGCGGGTCGTATTTCGGAAGTGAGTGCGCGTTTCACCCTCGATGCCATGCCGGGCAAGCAAATGGCGATTGACGCGGACCTGAACGCCGGGCTTATCGACCAGGATGAGGCGCGTAAACGCCGTAGTGATATTGCCCATGAGGCAGACTTCTATGGTTCCATGGATGGTGCCAGTAAGTTTGTGCGCGGTGATGCGATCGCCGGGATCCTGATCCTGTTTATTAACATTATCGGTGGTCTGTCCATCGGTATGGTGCAACATAACCTGCCGTTCTCTACCGCCATCGAGTATTACACCTTACTGACCATTGGTGATGGCCTGGTTGCCCAGATCCCTTCGCTGGTCCTGTCGACGGCAGCGGCGATCACTGTTACGCGAACCACCTCCGAACAGAACATGGGGCAGAATATCCTCACTGAGCTGTTCGGTAACCCACGTGCCCTGTTTGTGACCGCGGGTATCATCGGTATCATCGGCCTGATTCCGGGCATGCCAAACCTGGCCTTCCTGACCTTGGCCGGACTAAGTGGTGGCGCTGGCTGGATGATCCTGCAACGCAAACAAAATGCCTCGCACCGTGAGGCCGCTGAGGCCGCCGTTGAGGCACAGACGCAACCGAGTCCTGAGCAGCTGAGTGAGAACAAGGAACTGAGCTGGGAAGATGTGGTGCCGGTTGACATTATTGGTCTGGACGTAGGTTACAAACTGATCCCGCTGGTTGATAAAAAGCAGGGTGGACAGTTACTCACCCGCATCAAGGGCGTGCGCAAGAAGCTGACCCAGGAGCTGGGCTTCCTGATCCCCTCGGTGCATATTCGCGACAAGCTCGACCTTGAACCCGGTCATTATTCGATCTCGCTTATGGGCGTGCCCGTCGGTGAGGCCGAGATCTATCCGGAACGGGAAATGGCCATTAACCCGGGTCAGGTCTTCGGTGTCATCGACGGTATCATCACCAAGGACCCGGCCTTCGGCCTCGATGCCCTGTGGATCAACCCGGCACTACGCGATGAGGCCCAGACAATGGGCTATACCGTGGTCGATGCCAGTACCGTGATAGCCACCCACCTGAGCCAGATCCTGCACAGCCATGCGCATGAATTGCTGGGCCGTGAGGATGTGCAGCAATTACTCGATAATCTTGGCAAGGTGGCACCGAAACTGGTTGAGGGTTTTGCCCCGGAGACCCTGCCTATCGGGGTGGTACAGAAGGTCCTGCAGAACCTGCTCGAGGAGCGGGTGCCGATCCGCGACATGCGGACGATCGTCGAGACTTTGGCGGTAGCAGGGGCCCAGAGTCAAGATGCTGCCACCCTGACCGCCCAGGTGCGCGTCGCCCTCGGTCGATCAATTGTCCAATATATCAATGGCATGGCAGATGAGTTGGCTGTTATCACACTGGATCCAACTTTGGAACAGATGTTGCAAGAGTCACTACTGTCAGTCAACGATAGCGGTGCCGGGCTTGAACCCGGGCTCGCCGACCGCTTGCTCAAATCCTTGCAGGATTCGGCGCGGCAGCAGGAGACAGCAGGGAAAAACCCTGTACTGGTGGTCTCTCCGGCATTGCGGTTACTGATGGCGCGTTTTGTGCGCTATGCGATTCCGGAGTTACACGTACTGGCATTCAGTGAGATCCCGGATACCAAGCAGATACGTATTGTGGCCAGCGTCGGGCGTGAATAG